The proteins below are encoded in one region of Myxococcales bacterium:
- a CDS encoding Rieske (2Fe-2S) protein, which produces MEERKRQTRRQLLKTVTYGTATLLSAVFAVPWIGYLVDPWFRRNKTKDRWVPIAKLEHLGETPISFAVIGDARDAWIKNEKQTLGTVWLSRSRKGELRALSAECPHLGCKIALAKNKREFACPCHKSAFALDGKALAGPSPRALDELKTRVKGNSIEVQFKRFELQTSKKIELES; this is translated from the coding sequence ATGGAAGAAAGAAAGCGTCAAACACGTCGCCAACTCTTAAAAACAGTGACCTACGGCACAGCTACCCTTTTGAGTGCGGTTTTTGCTGTTCCGTGGATCGGCTATCTTGTTGACCCTTGGTTTCGGCGGAACAAGACTAAAGATCGTTGGGTCCCTATCGCGAAGCTTGAACACTTGGGGGAGACGCCCATATCGTTTGCGGTGATAGGTGATGCGCGTGACGCTTGGATTAAAAATGAAAAGCAGACACTGGGCACGGTGTGGCTAAGCCGTTCTAGAAAGGGAGAGCTAAGGGCTCTAAGTGCCGAGTGCCCGCACCTTGGATGCAAAATCGCTCTGGCAAAAAATAAAAGAGAGTTTGCGTGTCCATGCCATAAAAGTGCCTTTGCTCTTGATGGAAAAGCCCTTGCTGGACCGTCTCCTCGTGCGCTTGATGAGCTAAAAACCCGGGTGAAGGGCAATTCCATCGAAGTTCAATTTAAGCGTTTTGAGCTACAGACTTCAAAGAAAATAGAATTGGAATCATGA
- a CDS encoding cytochrome b N-terminal domain-containing protein codes for MMEFRQWLQARTGYQQLLDRYLHHERPGGASWSRVFGRVLVLLLVIQLFSGVLLMLVFVPGVQSAWPSVMYIQSQMTLGWFVRGVHHYGASAVMIVLGLHFVQTATYGAYKAPRELSWWFGLALMALLLGMALSGYLLPWDQKAYWASKVTTSVIGGLPFVGRALKSLLLGGDQYGQLMLSRFFALHVAILPAFIVLLVVMHLLLFQRHGPLRRYPYRTNPAKHSQPYYPFQLVRNQIASVITVGAIIYFTFKGHGAPLDAPADPSVVYPPRPEWYFRFLFQLFKILPSDFESIAAALIPVLVAAFLIALPFLDHEPKMGLRPRLKFILPIIGAGLFIAGLTVWSFYDDLHDVDFLRSKASAAKRAERAYAIAQQGVPPEGPLFMLANDPVIGGQDLYRRNCQQCHILHGEGERQAPDHTAFASREWIMALLEKPQANRFFAKTDIDDMPSQKKLGQKKLTAIVEFLFSLGQEPTDLPVNQELVEEGARLFQSKCMGCHRYEGDGDYDGLGGPDLSAYGSAQWIYRQTADPEHHYGELNEMPAFAEDLSESELRVLADFLRFERAQ; via the coding sequence ATGATGGAGTTTCGCCAATGGCTGCAAGCCCGTACGGGGTATCAACAACTCCTTGATCGTTATTTGCATCACGAGCGACCCGGGGGAGCCAGTTGGTCGCGCGTCTTCGGACGTGTTCTTGTTTTGCTGCTTGTGATTCAGTTGTTTTCCGGCGTGTTGCTTATGCTGGTGTTTGTACCCGGCGTGCAATCTGCTTGGCCGAGCGTGATGTATATCCAAAGCCAAATGACTTTGGGTTGGTTTGTGCGCGGTGTGCATCACTATGGAGCCTCTGCAGTGATGATTGTGCTTGGACTGCATTTTGTTCAAACAGCAACCTATGGCGCCTATAAAGCTCCACGTGAACTAAGCTGGTGGTTTGGTCTTGCCTTGATGGCCTTGCTGCTGGGGATGGCGCTAAGTGGCTACCTTTTGCCGTGGGATCAAAAAGCTTATTGGGCTTCCAAAGTAACGACGAGTGTCATTGGAGGTCTGCCGTTTGTGGGTCGCGCGCTCAAATCACTTTTGTTGGGCGGCGATCAGTACGGGCAGCTCATGTTGAGCCGCTTCTTTGCACTTCATGTTGCTATTTTGCCCGCGTTCATTGTGTTGCTGGTCGTGATGCATCTTTTGCTGTTTCAGCGACATGGACCACTTCGACGCTATCCGTATCGAACAAATCCAGCCAAGCACTCGCAACCCTACTATCCCTTTCAGCTTGTTCGAAATCAAATCGCAAGTGTTATCACCGTGGGCGCGATTATCTATTTTACGTTCAAGGGGCATGGCGCTCCTCTCGATGCGCCTGCCGATCCAAGTGTTGTGTATCCGCCGCGGCCTGAGTGGTATTTTCGTTTTTTATTTCAGTTGTTTAAAATCCTACCATCGGATTTTGAAAGCATAGCAGCGGCTCTCATTCCCGTTCTGGTTGCAGCGTTTCTTATCGCACTACCATTTTTGGATCATGAACCAAAGATGGGATTAAGGCCTCGTTTGAAATTCATATTACCGATCATCGGCGCAGGACTATTCATAGCCGGACTAACGGTCTGGTCATTTTACGATGATTTGCACGATGTTGATTTTCTAAGAAGCAAAGCCAGCGCTGCCAAGCGTGCAGAGCGTGCGTATGCGATAGCTCAGCAGGGCGTTCCTCCAGAGGGACCGCTGTTCATGCTGGCTAATGACCCTGTGATTGGAGGTCAGGATCTGTATCGCAGAAACTGTCAGCAGTGTCATATTCTTCATGGGGAGGGCGAGCGACAAGCCCCGGATCACACCGCGTTTGCCTCGCGGGAGTGGATCATGGCCCTGCTAGAAAAACCTCAGGCGAATCGGTTTTTTGCAAAGACAGATATCGACGACATGCCCTCGCAAAAAAAACTGGGGCAAAAAAAACTCACCGCGATTGTCGAGTTCCTGTTCTCTCTTGGTCAAGAGCCAACGGATTTGCCCGTTAATCAAGAGCTTGTTGAAGAAGGTGCGCGTTTGTTTCAGAGCAAATGCATGGGCTGTCATCGTTACGAAGGAGATGGCGACTACGATGGCCTTGGCGGCCCTGACCTGAGTGCTTACGGATCAGCGCAGTGGATTTACCGGCAAACAGCCGATCCTGAACACCACTACGGCGAGCTAAATGAGATGCCAGCCTTTGCCGAAGATCTCAGCGAATCCGAGCTCAGAGTGCTTGCCGACTTTTTACGTTTCGAGCGCGCTCAATGA
- a CDS encoding cytochrome c — translation MAKAVILELIGRGADHVFKKLLPLVFLILGSDSNCQNSANDDASEAELSSGDEASEANADTEVTASGQNDPGLIDPRANAIEQELSSLTKANWKKLLKSGERRYDRACGSCHPGGQDDLGPSLIGIRWSISDMYRQIRKGSGKMQPISEKRLPEKDMAAVMVYLSTLNIVKDLSAP, via the coding sequence TTGGCAAAGGCCGTTATTTTGGAGTTGATAGGCAGAGGAGCTGACCATGTTTTCAAAAAACTATTACCTTTGGTTTTTCTTATCCTTGGGTCTGACAGCAATTGTCAAAATAGTGCAAACGACGATGCTTCAGAAGCAGAGCTTAGTTCAGGCGATGAGGCATCGGAAGCTAACGCAGATACCGAAGTCACTGCATCTGGGCAGAACGATCCGGGTTTAATCGATCCGCGTGCCAATGCGATCGAGCAAGAGCTTAGCTCTTTGACAAAAGCGAATTGGAAAAAGCTTCTGAAATCTGGTGAGCGCCGCTACGATCGTGCATGCGGTTCATGCCACCCTGGTGGTCAAGACGACCTCGGACCAAGTTTGATTGGCATTCGTTGGTCGATTTCGGATATGTATCGGCAAATTCGCAAAGGCTCAGGGAAAATGCAGCCGATTTCGGAAAAGCGACTGCCCGAAAAGGACATGGCGGCCGTGATGGTCTATCTGTCGACCCTCAACATCGTCAAAGACCTTTCAGCTCCCTAA